In the Enterococcus saigonensis genome, one interval contains:
- a CDS encoding threonine/serine exporter family protein, which yields MKEELILSTCLMAGRIMMENGSEVYRVEDTMNRIAENAGISNTVSYVTATGLFMSVRNSSFSQLEEVHERSINLEKIVAVNQLSREFAAKNISLTELNERLKRVNCDTPSFSLMWQTLAAGLVSCTLMYIFGGIWQDFIPTFLIGCIGFIAGIYIKKWLQMRFLDMFVAAFVIGTFAIFSVKLSLANNIDHIIIGAVMPLVPGVAITNSFRDILSGDLLSGIARGIEAIFVAAAIGVGIATTLLLFGGGIA from the coding sequence ATGAAAGAAGAACTTATTTTAAGCACCTGCCTGATGGCTGGACGTATTATGATGGAGAATGGTTCTGAAGTATATCGTGTAGAAGATACAATGAATCGCATTGCAGAAAATGCAGGTATTTCTAATACTGTCAGTTATGTCACAGCAACTGGTCTTTTTATGAGCGTTCGCAATTCTTCTTTTTCTCAACTAGAAGAAGTTCATGAACGTTCCATTAATCTAGAAAAAATTGTAGCCGTTAATCAGCTTTCACGAGAATTTGCGGCAAAAAATATTTCTTTAACTGAACTAAACGAGCGACTAAAACGCGTAAACTGTGACACACCGAGTTTTTCCTTAATGTGGCAAACCCTTGCAGCCGGTTTAGTTAGTTGTACACTTATGTATATTTTTGGTGGTATTTGGCAAGATTTCATCCCAACATTTTTAATTGGCTGTATCGGCTTTATCGCTGGAATTTACATCAAAAAATGGTTACAAATGCGATTTCTAGATATGTTTGTCGCTGCATTTGTAATTGGCACATTTGCTATTTTTAGCGTGAAACTTAGTTTAGCTAATAATATTGATCATATCATCATTGGGGCGGTAATGCCTTTGGTTCCGGGTGTCGCTATTACCAATTCCTTCCGTGATATTTTATCTGGTGATTTGTTAAGCGGAATTGCTCGCGGAATTGAGGCAATATTTGTAGCCGCAGCAATTGGTGTTGGAATCGCCACAACACTGCTTTTATTTGGAGGAGGTATAGCATAA